A window of the Bradyrhizobium diazoefficiens genome harbors these coding sequences:
- a CDS encoding J domain-containing protein: MTVEAYPLQWPQGWPRTPSHQQQRGWQFKQARYATPGQNWSGVTGRGLVTFAKARDQLYEELRKLGAGKVVVSTNHKPDRYGIPTESKRSVGDEGVAIYFQLKGRPMAMACDRFDNAAANMRSLGLAIEAMRQLERHGGGTMMERAFTGFVALEAPGKSWWDVLQVRPDATADAIEANFRRLARDRHPDRGGSNAAMAELNEARAAGLAARQ, encoded by the coding sequence ATGACCGTCGAAGCCTACCCGCTTCAGTGGCCGCAAGGTTGGCCCAGGACGCCCAGCCATCAGCAGCAGCGCGGCTGGCAGTTCAAGCAGGCCCGGTATGCGACGCCTGGCCAAAACTGGTCGGGTGTCACCGGCCGCGGCCTGGTCACCTTCGCGAAGGCCCGCGATCAGCTTTACGAGGAACTGCGCAAGCTCGGCGCCGGCAAAGTCGTTGTTTCGACCAACCACAAGCCAGACCGCTACGGGATCCCGACCGAGAGCAAGCGCAGCGTCGGTGACGAGGGCGTGGCGATCTATTTCCAGCTCAAGGGCCGGCCAATGGCCATGGCGTGCGATCGCTTCGACAACGCCGCGGCGAACATGCGTTCGCTCGGCCTGGCGATCGAGGCCATGCGCCAGCTCGAGCGCCATGGCGGGGGCACCATGATGGAGCGGGCGTTCACCGGCTTCGTCGCCCTCGAGGCACCCGGAAAGAGCTGGTGGGATGTTCTGCAGGTACGGCCAGACGCCACCGCCGACGCGATCGAGGCCAATTTCCGGCGCCTGGCACGCGACCGCCATCCCGATCGTGGCGGCAGCAACGCCGCTATGGCCGAGCTCAACGAGGCCCGCGCGGCCGGACTGGCGGCCCGGCAATGA
- a CDS encoding glycoside hydrolase family 19 protein translates to MTDATFGDALTRLWPRAARAKVAAIAAVAEHVFTEQGLNTPLLRAHCMAQISHECGAGTIGREDLSYSTHGRILEVFGVGHHSAAVTPAEAQQLIHNPRDLAERVYGLGNPKKARELGNTAHGDGFRYRGNGDLQMTGRDAHRRIGEMTGHDLESNPEQLEDPATAFRVAVTEFVAMGCLAPAAADDAIGVRRLVNGGSKKVPVSKLNGVNECQVWLRKWKDALDGIEEPPKRPRGAPQEEAPPITQSKIFKGGIAGTAIGAGEVARQASQTASEVASSARDAADNASAVGTLLHPFLSSASLPWLLLAIVIVGAFALITWERWKKHQNEGV, encoded by the coding sequence ATGACCGATGCGACTTTCGGCGACGCTTTGACGCGTCTCTGGCCGCGGGCTGCCCGCGCCAAGGTCGCGGCGATCGCCGCGGTGGCCGAGCACGTGTTCACCGAGCAGGGGCTCAATACGCCGCTGCTGCGGGCGCATTGCATGGCCCAGATCAGCCACGAATGCGGCGCCGGCACGATCGGCCGCGAGGATCTGAGCTATTCGACGCACGGGCGGATCCTCGAGGTGTTTGGTGTGGGCCACCACAGCGCCGCGGTGACGCCGGCGGAGGCCCAGCAGTTGATCCACAACCCGCGCGACCTGGCCGAACGGGTCTACGGGCTCGGCAATCCGAAGAAGGCTCGCGAGCTCGGCAATACCGCCCATGGCGACGGCTTCCGGTACCGCGGCAACGGCGACCTGCAGATGACCGGCCGCGATGCGCACCGGCGAATCGGCGAGATGACCGGCCACGATCTCGAGAGCAATCCCGAGCAGCTCGAGGATCCGGCGACTGCCTTCCGTGTCGCCGTGACCGAATTCGTCGCGATGGGCTGCCTGGCGCCGGCGGCGGCCGACGACGCGATCGGCGTCCGGCGCCTGGTGAACGGTGGATCCAAGAAGGTCCCGGTCTCCAAGCTCAACGGCGTCAACGAATGCCAGGTCTGGCTGCGGAAATGGAAGGACGCCCTCGACGGGATCGAGGAGCCGCCCAAGCGGCCGCGCGGCGCGCCCCAGGAAGAAGCGCCTCCGATCACGCAATCGAAGATCTTCAAGGGCGGCATCGCCGGCACGGCGATCGGCGCCGGCGAGGTGGCGCGCCAGGCGTCGCAGACCGCTTCGGAGGTGGCGAGCTCCGCGCGAGACGCTGCCGACAATGCGAGCGCCGTCGGCACGCTGCTGCATCCCTTCCTATCGAGCGCATCGCTGCCCTGGCTGCTGCTCGCGATCGTCATCGTCGGCGCCTTTGCCCTGATCACTTGGGAGCGCTGGAAGAAACATCAAAACGAAGGAGTTTGA
- a CDS encoding radical SAM protein — protein sequence MSNLPDVLKRCNMIYEPKGQAGEYAPLATNPYRGCGHGCAYCYGPLVTKQKRPDFDAGAVLRDRFLERLWRDAQRFQAAGVTGQVMLSFTTDPYHPGDTAPTRETLRILAAHGLGFCTLTKGGTRALRDIDLFRPDRDAFACTLTSMSDTFSEKWERNAASPASRIATLRAFHARGIFTWVSLEPTLDVESSLAIIDATAPFVDLYKVGQANYLKEITRTTDWAGYTQRVIIKLQRLGKAHYIKRDLQKHLPAGYHNPLRVPQYHGERAAA from the coding sequence ATGAGCAACCTCCCTGACGTCCTCAAGCGTTGCAACATGATCTATGAGCCTAAGGGCCAGGCCGGCGAGTATGCCCCGCTCGCCACCAACCCCTATCGCGGCTGCGGCCACGGTTGCGCCTATTGCTACGGTCCGTTGGTGACCAAGCAGAAGCGGCCGGACTTCGACGCCGGCGCCGTTCTGCGCGATCGTTTCCTCGAGCGTCTTTGGCGCGACGCGCAACGCTTCCAAGCCGCCGGCGTCACCGGCCAGGTCATGCTGTCGTTCACGACGGACCCGTACCATCCGGGCGATACCGCACCAACCCGCGAGACGCTGCGGATCCTCGCCGCCCATGGCCTCGGCTTCTGCACCCTCACGAAGGGCGGCACGCGGGCGCTGCGCGATATCGACCTGTTCCGGCCCGATCGCGACGCCTTCGCCTGCACGCTGACATCGATGAGCGACACGTTTTCCGAAAAGTGGGAGCGGAATGCGGCGTCGCCGGCGTCGCGGATCGCCACGCTACGCGCCTTCCACGCGCGCGGGATCTTCACCTGGGTGAGTCTTGAGCCGACACTCGACGTCGAGAGCTCACTGGCGATCATCGACGCGACCGCGCCATTCGTGGATCTCTACAAGGTGGGCCAAGCCAACTACCTCAAGGAGATTACCCGAACGACGGATTGGGCCGGCTACACCCAGCGCGTCATCATCAAGCTGCAGCGCCTCGGCAAAGCCCATTACATCAAGCGAGATCTGCAGAAGCATCTGCCGGCCGGGTACCACAACCCGCTGCGCGTGCCCCAGTACCACGGGGAGAGGGCCGCGGCATGA
- a CDS encoding DUF7557 family protein has product MTIVIVPARVYHGLLERWTTPTDRLIYRDRGVALPDGRVRFELDAAALELIEPFRLEGETYPEFLERLVALGETEGRLQ; this is encoded by the coding sequence ATGACGATCGTCATCGTACCTGCGCGGGTCTATCACGGGCTACTCGAGCGATGGACTACGCCGACCGATCGCCTGATCTATCGAGACCGCGGCGTAGCGCTTCCCGATGGCCGAGTGCGGTTCGAACTGGATGCGGCGGCGCTCGAGCTCATCGAGCCATTTAGGCTCGAGGGCGAGACATACCCCGAGTTTCTCGAGCGGCTCGTCGCGCTCGGCGAGACAGAGGGACGTCTGCAATGA
- a CDS encoding Gp49 family protein: MESESLKLTDAQSAAVAVAPRVALADIEAAIAATYFDTADRFASKAVGTYAKDMPVVGTIDALRPLTICILVMRNGFTVIGKAAPASPENYNVELGRKYAYEDAVRQLWPLMGFALKDRLANLSSQHQETT, encoded by the coding sequence ATGGAAAGCGAAAGCCTGAAGCTGACCGATGCACAATCCGCCGCTGTCGCAGTCGCGCCGCGCGTCGCACTCGCCGACATCGAGGCTGCGATCGCCGCAACGTACTTCGACACCGCTGATCGCTTTGCGAGCAAGGCTGTCGGGACCTACGCCAAGGACATGCCCGTGGTGGGCACGATCGACGCGCTGCGCCCACTGACGATATGCATCCTGGTGATGCGAAACGGCTTCACCGTCATCGGCAAGGCCGCGCCTGCATCGCCGGAGAACTACAATGTCGAGCTGGGCCGAAAGTACGCCTACGAAGACGCGGTCCGCCAGCTCTGGCCGCTGATGGGCTTCGCGCTGAAGGACCGTCTCGCCAACCTCTCAAGCCAGCACCAGGAGACCACATGA
- a CDS encoding spinster family MFS transporter, translating into MVDVTSQVSVQTAAAAKPTARRYYVLGLLTIIYALNFLDRTIFNVLIEPIKKEFSLSDTMMGLLAGFGFALFYSLLGIPIARVADRLNRRNIVALAFAFWSAMTALCGMASSVTALAFARIGVGIGESAGSPASQSIVADLFAKNERPRALGIYAIGTYLGVFLGYFVGGTINQHYGWRMAFYVAGVPGILLALILWLTISEPKRGAMQENFMAEPLGPTLRFLASQQSFVIVLIGFCLTTYTNYATAAWIPPFLARVHHLSSAEIGTYAGTFKGLAGMAGTLLGGFVVAKVSLRDDRWKLWAPAITSGLAGPVFALCMLTQDFTMMVAMLALTSFLVGFHLGPIFAIAQTVAKPSMRALASALIALTATCFGQGVGPLAVGVVNDALKGSYGADAVRYSLLSAAVTTTLGALLFVWAARTIRTDIQRAS; encoded by the coding sequence ATGGTCGATGTGACGTCACAAGTGTCGGTGCAAACGGCCGCCGCGGCAAAGCCCACGGCGCGGCGCTATTACGTGCTGGGCCTGCTCACCATCATCTACGCGCTGAACTTCCTCGACCGCACGATCTTCAACGTCCTGATCGAGCCGATCAAGAAGGAGTTTTCGCTCAGCGACACCATGATGGGCCTGCTCGCGGGCTTCGGCTTCGCGCTGTTCTATTCCCTGCTTGGCATTCCCATTGCGCGTGTCGCCGACCGGCTCAACCGCCGCAACATCGTGGCGCTCGCCTTCGCATTCTGGAGCGCGATGACGGCGCTGTGCGGCATGGCCTCGAGCGTCACCGCACTGGCCTTCGCCAGGATCGGCGTCGGCATCGGCGAATCCGCGGGCTCTCCGGCCTCGCAGTCGATCGTCGCCGATCTCTTTGCCAAGAACGAGCGCCCGCGCGCGCTCGGCATCTACGCCATCGGCACCTATCTCGGCGTCTTCCTGGGCTATTTCGTCGGGGGCACCATCAACCAGCACTATGGCTGGCGGATGGCCTTCTATGTCGCGGGCGTGCCGGGCATCCTGCTGGCGCTGATCCTGTGGCTGACGATCTCGGAGCCGAAGCGCGGCGCGATGCAGGAGAATTTTATGGCCGAGCCGCTCGGGCCGACGCTGCGCTTCCTCGCCTCGCAGCAAAGCTTCGTCATCGTGCTGATCGGCTTCTGCCTCACCACCTACACGAACTACGCCACGGCGGCATGGATCCCGCCATTCCTGGCGCGCGTGCATCATCTGTCGAGCGCCGAGATCGGCACCTATGCCGGCACGTTCAAGGGGCTCGCCGGCATGGCCGGCACGCTGCTCGGTGGCTTCGTGGTGGCGAAAGTCAGCCTCCGCGACGACCGCTGGAAGCTGTGGGCGCCGGCGATCACCTCAGGCCTCGCCGGCCCCGTCTTTGCGCTGTGCATGCTGACGCAGGATTTTACGATGATGGTCGCGATGCTGGCGCTGACCTCGTTCCTGGTCGGCTTCCATCTCGGGCCGATCTTTGCGATCGCGCAGACGGTCGCGAAGCCGAGCATGCGCGCGCTCGCCTCCGCGCTGATCGCGCTCACCGCAACCTGCTTCGGCCAGGGCGTCGGCCCGCTCGCCGTCGGCGTGGTCAACGACGCGCTGAAGGGCAGCTACGGCGCCGACGCCGTGCGCTATTCCCTGCTCTCGGCAGCGGTCACGACCACGCTCGGCGCCCTGCTGTTCGTCTGGGCGGCGCGCACCATCCGCACCGACATCCAGCGGGCGAGCTGA
- a CDS encoding alpha/beta fold hydrolase — MNRRTVLEATLLGTAFAAASGGSAPVAAAQQTVRSPYVTAKDGTKLFVQDWGSGAPVLLLSAWTFDARSWGSQIAALDAKGFRCVAPDRRGHGRSEMPSSGYDLETLTDDVAAVIEARDLRDVTLVGFSMGTVEAVNYLARYGSDRIARLVLVAPTTPFLVKTEDNPDAVPKAMIEADNAAVARDFAKWIAANEAPFFTPDTPEITRTWIREMMLSVPLPVALACRKTIAFADLRAAAAKIDRPTLILHGDKDASAPLPLTGAKTAKLIKGSKLIVYGGAPHPLPLTHSERLIADVLAFMNA, encoded by the coding sequence ATGAACCGTCGAACTGTCCTCGAAGCCACGTTGCTTGGAACCGCCTTTGCGGCGGCGTCGGGCGGGAGCGCGCCAGTGGCCGCAGCCCAGCAGACTGTGCGATCGCCCTATGTGACCGCGAAGGACGGCACAAAACTGTTCGTGCAGGATTGGGGCAGCGGCGCACCGGTGCTGCTGCTGTCGGCCTGGACCTTCGACGCCCGCAGCTGGGGCAGCCAGATTGCAGCCCTCGACGCAAAGGGCTTCCGCTGCGTTGCGCCTGACAGGCGCGGGCATGGCCGGTCCGAGATGCCGTCTTCGGGCTATGATCTGGAGACGCTGACCGATGACGTCGCTGCCGTGATCGAGGCGCGCGACCTGCGCGACGTGACGCTGGTTGGCTTCTCGATGGGGACGGTCGAGGCGGTGAACTATCTGGCCCGATATGGATCGGACCGGATCGCAAGACTGGTGCTGGTCGCGCCAACGACGCCGTTCCTGGTCAAGACCGAGGACAATCCGGATGCGGTTCCGAAAGCGATGATCGAGGCCGACAACGCGGCCGTCGCGCGCGACTTCGCAAAATGGATTGCGGCGAACGAAGCGCCGTTCTTCACCCCTGACACGCCCGAGATCACGCGGACATGGATCCGCGAGATGATGCTGAGCGTGCCGTTGCCGGTGGCGCTGGCGTGCCGCAAGACCATCGCGTTCGCCGATCTGCGCGCGGCTGCCGCCAAGATCGATCGGCCGACGCTGATCCTCCATGGCGACAAGGATGCCAGCGCGCCGCTGCCATTGACGGGCGCCAAGACCGCGAAATTGATCAAGGGCAGTAAGCTGATCGTCTACGGGGGCGCGCCGCATCCGCTGCCGCTAACGCACAGCGAGCGGTTGATTGCGGACGTGCTCGCCTTCATGAACGCCTGA
- a CDS encoding phage tail protein — MPDDANGVYSLPNGYLAVTGTTIQPSQHNPPLEDVATALSARLSRNGSAPMTGPLKAADGAVGAPSYTFNTAQTTGFYKTASGNIGVSIAGAEVAEFSAGGMVKGGKFVGEIFDWTGSTAPALCVLAYGQTLSRTTYAALWAFAQTEIAAGNTLYNNGDGSTTFGIADLRGRVRAGKDNMGGSAASRLTSSYFGANASTLGAPGGLESNTLTTAQMPIHNHGVNDPGHSHTVNVGTGGGGSIAAQGTGSFGAVPAVNSSSTGISIQNAGSGSAHNNVQPTIITNACLFAGA, encoded by the coding sequence ATGCCCGATGACGCAAACGGCGTATATTCGCTCCCGAACGGCTATCTGGCTGTAACCGGCACCACGATCCAGCCGAGCCAGCACAATCCGCCGCTCGAGGACGTCGCTACCGCGCTCTCGGCGCGACTCTCGCGAAACGGCTCGGCGCCGATGACTGGCCCGCTAAAGGCGGCCGACGGCGCCGTTGGCGCACCGAGCTATACGTTCAACACCGCCCAAACGACCGGCTTTTACAAGACCGCCAGCGGCAATATCGGCGTGTCGATCGCAGGCGCCGAGGTTGCTGAATTCAGCGCCGGCGGGATGGTGAAGGGCGGCAAGTTCGTCGGCGAGATCTTCGATTGGACGGGTTCGACCGCGCCCGCCTTGTGCGTTCTGGCGTACGGCCAGACTCTAAGCCGCACGACGTACGCCGCTCTATGGGCCTTTGCTCAGACTGAGATTGCTGCCGGCAACACGCTCTATAACAACGGCGACGGGTCCACGACGTTCGGCATTGCGGACCTGCGTGGTCGCGTGCGCGCCGGCAAGGACAACATGGGCGGCTCGGCCGCCTCGCGCCTGACGTCCAGCTATTTCGGGGCGAATGCAAGTACGCTAGGCGCGCCCGGCGGCCTCGAGAGCAACACGCTAACCACCGCGCAAATGCCGATCCACAACCACGGCGTAAATGATCCGGGCCATAGTCATACGGTCAATGTCGGTACTGGTGGTGGCGGCTCCATTGCAGCGCAGGGCACGGGCAGCTTCGGCGCGGTCCCGGCGGTTAATTCGAGCTCTACCGGCATCAGCATTCAAAATGCCGGCAGCGGCAGTGCTCACAATAACGTGCAGCCGACCATCATCACCAACGCCTGCCTTTTCGCTGGCGCCTAG